A window of Synechococcus sp. WH 8109 genomic DNA:
GAACTCAAAATTGACGGCAACGCCCTTGCCCTGAGCTACCGCAACGGGGTGCTTGAACGGGCCGCCACCCGGGGCGACGGCAGCCGCGGCGAAGAGATCACCGCCAACGTGCGCACGATCAGCTCGATTCCGCTGCGGCTGCAGATCGAGAACCCACCGGAATGGGTGGAAGTGCGAGGAGAGGCCTTCATCCCTGATGCCACCTTCGCGGCGATCAATGCCGAACGGGAGCAACGGGGCGAAGCGCTGTTCGCCAATCCCCGCAACGCCTGCGCCGGAACCCTGCGCCAACTGGATCCGAAGGTAGTGGCCGCCCGCCGGCTCGACTTCTTCGCCTACACCCTGCACCTGCCGGGTGACGCCCAACCCCCCGGCCAATGGGCAGCTCTGGAGTGGCTGAACACGGCCGGTTTCCGCGTGAACCCGAACCGAGAGCTCTGCGGAGAGCTGGCCGCCATCCAGCGCTTCTGCGACCACTGGGAGCAGGGACGTCATGACCTCCCCTATGCCACCGACGGCGTGGTGGTGAAGCTGGACAACCTGCAGCTGCAGGACGAAGCCGGCTTCACCCAGAAGGCCCCACGCTGGGCCATCGCCCTCAAATACCCGGCTGAAGAAGCCCCCACCCGTCTGCTTCGAATTGGTGCTCAGGTGGGCCGCACCGGTGCCATCACCCCCGTCGCCGAATTTGAAGCAGTCGCCCTGGCCGGCACCAGCGTCAGCCGCGCCACCCTCCACAACGCCGATCGGATCGCAGAACTGGATCTGCACCTGGGCGACACCATCGTGGTGCGCAAAGCCGGGGAGATCATTCCCGAAGTGGTGCGGGTGCTGCCGGAGCTCAGGCCCAGCGACGCCACCCCGGTGCAACTGCCGCAGCAGTGCCCCGAATGTGGCTCCAACCTGGTGAGGGAGGGCGATGAAGCCGCCACCCGCTGCGTGAACAGCAGCTGCCCGGCGATCCTGCGGGGTGGCCTGCGGCACTGGGTGAGCAAGAGCGCCCTGGATGTGGATGGGCTCGGCAGCAAGTTGATCGAACAGCTGGTGGAGCGCGGCCTGGTGGGCTCGCTGGCGGATCTCTACCGCCTGGATGCGGCCCTGCTCGCCAGCCTGGATCGGATGGGTGACAAGTCGGCCACCAACCTGGTGGAGGCCTTGGAGGCTTCCAAACAGCAGCCGTGGCACCGCCAGCTTTATGGCCTCGGCATCCGCCACATCGGCGAGGTCAACGCCAAAGCGCTCGCGGCCGCTTTCTTCAGCATCGACAGCCTGGCGGCAGCAGCGCTAGAGGCCCCGGAGCAGATCGCCGAACTGCATGGCATCGGCCCGGAAATCAGCGCCAGCCTGGGCCAATGGCTTCGCACCCCCGCCAACCAACAGCTGCTGCAGGATTTGCGCAGCGTTGAGCTCTCCCTGGAGGCGAGTGCCTCCGAGCAGGAGGCCGCCAGCCAAGCCGGAGCTGACGCCGACGGCGTGCTGCAGGGCAAAACCCTGGTGCTCACGGGCACACTCCCCAACCTCAGCCGCAGCGAGGCCAAAGCGCTGATCGAAGCGGCGGACGGCAAGGTGAGCGGCAGCGTCAGCAAGAAGACCGACTACCTGGTGGCGGGCGAAGCCGCAGGCAGCAAACTGACCAAAGCCGAGAGCCTCGGGGTGACGGTGCTCAGCGAAGCCGACCTCACCGCCCTGCTGCAGCCATGAGCCCATCCACCCCTGTCCTGCATCGCTGGATCAAAACCGACTGCGGACGGGCCAAGTTGGCTGAGCTGCAGCAACGGACCGGCCCGATTGCTCACGCGCGCCTGACCTGGTTCATCCTGATCGCTGCCCTACGGGACTGGCATCTGCCCAATCCCGATCAGAGCGACGTCTCGACATCCTGAAGCGCCCGCCGGGCCGCCCGGCTCACCAGCCAGACCACGACCAACGTGGCAAGCACCCCCACCACCCGCAGCGCCCAGGTTCCGGCATCGGCCTGACCCCCCAGCACCTCACCGAAACGGGCCACATCACCGGCCAACGCCCCCAACCCGCAGAACAGCACCGTGCCGGGGAGGATGCCGATCAAGCCGATGCTGTAGTCGCGCAGGCTCACCTCACTGAGGCCGTAGGCCAGGTTGAGCAGCGAGAAGGGGAAGGCGGGCGAGAGACGCGTCAAAAACACCAACTTCAGGCCCTCCTTGCTCACGGCCCGCTCCACAGCCTGCAGCTTGGGGAACTGCTCCAACCGGCGCCGGGCCCAGTCGCGCAGCACCGAACGTCCCAGCAGAAACACCACCACCGCCCCGAGGCAGGCCCCAAAAAACACCAGGCCACTGCCAAGCCAAGTGCCATAGAGCACCCCGGCCAGCATCGACGCCCACACCCCCGGCAGCAGCAGCGTCACCCAGAGGGCATAGAGCGGCATGAACAGCAGCGCCCCAGCGGGGGAGCGCAGCAGCTCCAACACATCAGGCAGCCAGTGCTGAACCAAGGAGATCAAGCGGACTCACCCACGCATGGCGTGGAGCATTGCACTAACTCGATGCTGAGGTGTAGAAGCGCAGGGCAAAGAGCCAGAACGCCCGCGCCGCCGCAAAGAACAGCACCGCCAGAGCCAAGCCCGCTATCAGCATCGGTGCGGCGGCATCACCCAACAGCACCTGGGCTGGAACCGTGGTGAGAAACGCAACCGGCAGCACCAGGGTGAACAACAGGCGCAGGGCCGGCGGGTAGGCGTTGAGGGGATAACGGCCGGAAGCCAGCAGAGCCCGCAACACCTCGGTGGCATTCCAGGTTTTGACGAACCAGATGCTGGTGGCGGCGATCAGAAACCAGAGCGAATAAAGAATCAAGCCACCGGCCAGCAGCATCACCAGAACAGTGAAGAGAGAAGACAGGCTGAGCACCACGCCAGCCTGATGGCTGCCCCAGCCCAAGAGCCCCAGCCCCAGAGCGATCTCCGGCAGCCCCGCTGGCGACAGCGTGCGCAGCGACAACCAGAACTGGCTGTCGATCGGTTTGAGCAGCACGAAATCCAGGGTGCCCTCGCGCACATGGGTGACGATCGCCCCGAGATTCGGGCGCAACCAGGTGGTGGCCATGCCATCGAACACCGTGTAAAGCCCCTGCACCATCAGAGCCTGGGCCCAGCTCCACCCCCCCAACGTCTGATCAGAGCCATAGAACAGCGAGAGCAAGAACAGGCTGCCGCTGAGGCTCATCGCCACCGCCAGCAACTCGATCAGCACGTTGGCCTGATACTCCAGCTGCACGGCCACGGCCGTGCCCCAGAAGCGACGCATGGTTCGCCAGTAGCGCCCCATCAGGCCCCCATGGCGCTGTAGCGCCGCACGCCGGCCCGCCAGAGCAGCAGCACCAGCGGCAACAACAGAGCGATCCAGGCCAGTTGCGCCCCAAAGCCCGCCAACAGATCCACCGGTTGCCCCGCCAGAACCCGGGCCGGAAAGTCGATCAGATAAG
This region includes:
- a CDS encoding TVP38/TMEM64 family protein; its protein translation is MISLVQHWLPDVLELLRSPAGALLFMPLYALWVTLLLPGVWASMLAGVLYGTWLGSGLVFFGACLGAVVVFLLGRSVLRDWARRRLEQFPKLQAVERAVSKEGLKLVFLTRLSPAFPFSLLNLAYGLSEVSLRDYSIGLIGILPGTVLFCGLGALAGDVARFGEVLGGQADAGTWALRVVGVLATLVVVWLVSRAARRALQDVETSL
- a CDS encoding ABC transporter permease, with protein sequence MGRYWRTMRRFWGTAVAVQLEYQANVLIELLAVAMSLSGSLFLLSLFYGSDQTLGGWSWAQALMVQGLYTVFDGMATTWLRPNLGAIVTHVREGTLDFVLLKPIDSQFWLSLRTLSPAGLPEIALGLGLLGWGSHQAGVVLSLSSLFTVLVMLLAGGLILYSLWFLIAATSIWFVKTWNATEVLRALLASGRYPLNAYPPALRLLFTLVLPVAFLTTVPAQVLLGDAAAPMLIAGLALAVLFFAAARAFWLFALRFYTSASS
- the ligA gene encoding NAD-dependent DNA ligase LigA, producing MADPHERAAELRHLLNRAGHAYYVLDAPVMEDAVYDRLYRELLELEQNDPGLQRPDSPTQRVGGDPAEGFTNVEHRVGMLSLDNAFNRDDLRAWHERLLKVLDRPNDTRLPLVGELKIDGNALALSYRNGVLERAATRGDGSRGEEITANVRTISSIPLRLQIENPPEWVEVRGEAFIPDATFAAINAEREQRGEALFANPRNACAGTLRQLDPKVVAARRLDFFAYTLHLPGDAQPPGQWAALEWLNTAGFRVNPNRELCGELAAIQRFCDHWEQGRHDLPYATDGVVVKLDNLQLQDEAGFTQKAPRWAIALKYPAEEAPTRLLRIGAQVGRTGAITPVAEFEAVALAGTSVSRATLHNADRIAELDLHLGDTIVVRKAGEIIPEVVRVLPELRPSDATPVQLPQQCPECGSNLVREGDEAATRCVNSSCPAILRGGLRHWVSKSALDVDGLGSKLIEQLVERGLVGSLADLYRLDAALLASLDRMGDKSATNLVEALEASKQQPWHRQLYGLGIRHIGEVNAKALAAAFFSIDSLAAAALEAPEQIAELHGIGPEISASLGQWLRTPANQQLLQDLRSVELSLEASASEQEAASQAGADADGVLQGKTLVLTGTLPNLSRSEAKALIEAADGKVSGSVSKKTDYLVAGEAAGSKLTKAESLGVTVLSEADLTALLQP